The stretch of DNA CTTATATTTTTGCTTTTGGGGCGCTTTATCGTAATAGTATTGTTTCATAATTGGGTAGTTGGAAATGAGGTAAAGGTTTTATGCTCCCTTCTTCTTAATATTAAATGACATTCCGATCTCTGGCAAGAAAAGTGTTTTTTTGGCTGCTGCAAATGCTTTTTTTGCCGCAGAGTGATCCATTTTAATAATGGGAAAGGTATCAAAATGGCAGCCTATAATTGTATTGCATTGAATAAAAGTACTTGCCAAAACAGCATCGTCATAACCCATTGTAAAATTATCTCCTATCGGTAAAATAGCAAAATCTAACCGAGGGCAAATCATAGGGATTAGTTTCATATCCATGGTTAAACCTGTATCCCCTGCAAAATAAAATGTTCCTTCGTGATCATTACTAATAACAAAACCAACAGAGCTACCACCATAGCTACCATCTGGCATAGAGCTAGAGTGCGCAGCCGTTACCATTTTGACGGTACCAAAATCAAATTTATGCTTCCCTCCTATATTCATCCCATGTCCAGAAACGCCTTGCTTGTCAAACCATTTGACAATTTCATAAACACTTATGATTTGAGCATTATTGTGAATAGCGATTTCAAAAGCATCTGCCAAATGATCCTCATGCCCGTGAGAAAGAAAAATATAGTGTGGCTTAATACTTTCTATGTCAATCTTTGCCGACTTAGCTTGAGGATTGGGGCTAATGAATGGGTCAAACAATAATTTTTTATTGCCTATTTCTACCAAAAAACAACTGTGCCCATAATATGTAATTCGCATATTTTAATTTACTTTTGGAAATGATGTCACAATATTTTGCTAAACATAGTCTAAATTAGTCATTATAGGGGTGCTTCTAGCAGATAGGATTATCCAATAAAATCACACCTTATGTTTAGTAAAAACTATTCTCGTTAATAATAAAGTAAGCAAGCTACTTACTCCAATATATTTACATTTGAATTAGCTATCAATTTATTTTAAAAAAAGAAGATTTAGAAATTTAAAGCGCTTATTTTTTGAAAAAATCACAAAACAAACCAATGATTACTGTATTTTCGGGAACAAATCGCAAAAATAGCCGAACCCATATTATTGCTCAATACATCTACCAAACGCTAAAAGAACAAAGCAACGAAGAAGTTCGCTTTTTTAGTATGGAAGAGCTACCTACCGACCTTTTTCACGCAGATATGTATAGTGAAGCAGGGCAATCTAAGGCACTGTCAAGCATTCAAGACGAGTACCTAATTCCTGCCAATAAATTTTACTTTGTGGTGCCAGAGTACAATGGAGGGATTCCTGGGGCACTCAAATTATTTATTGATGCTTGTTCGGTACGCCAATATGCAGCATCTTTTCATGGAGGCAAAAAAGCGGCCTTGGTTGGGGTTTCATCAGGGCGTTCAGGCGCACTCAGAGGGCTAGAATACATGACGGGTTTTCTAAATTACCTCACCATTAGTGTGCTTCCTAATAAGTTGCCCATTTCGAGTATTGAGACCTTATTGGAAAAAGACCAGTTGGTGGATAAAGAAACCCAAAAAGTGGTTCAAGCACAAATCACAGAATTTCTAAACTTTTGATCGCAAGCCTTTCTAAAACCAACCCATTTAAGAGCATATTTAAATTGAACATTTAAACATACTCTAAAAAATGCACAACGAATGTTTAACGTTGGGCAAATTGCCCTATTGGGTTCTTCAATCACTATAAAATATCAATCAATGTTTACCGCTATAATATGGAATCCAGATCCCATCATCACTGAAATTGGAAGTTTTGCTTTGCGCTGGTATTCCCTTCTATTTGCTACAGGATTTATCATTAGTTTTTTTATCCTTCGTCGTTTATTCGAAGAAGAAAGTATAAGCTTAGAAGTGCTTGACAAAATGCTGCTTTATTCAGTTGTAGGGACTATTTTAGGAGCACGTGTAGGCAATTGTTTATTCTATGATTTTGAGTACTTTTCTCAACATCCTTTAGAAATTTTGCTTCCATTCAAATTTTCTCCCAGTTTTGAATTCACGGGCTATAGAGGACTGGCTAGTCATGGAGCTATGCTAGGTTTATTGGTTGCCTATTGGCTATTGTCTCGAAAAACAGGACAGTCAATCTTATGGTTCTTAGACAAAGGAGCGATTGTAGGAGGGCTTTGTCTAGCTTGCATTCGTATGGGGAACTTTATGAACTCCGAAATTGTGGGTGCTCCGACAGATGCTGCTTGGGCTTTTATTTTTCCAAGAGTAGATGACATTCCCCGTCATCCCGTGCAATTGTACGGTTTTGTCGTTTATCTCAGCCTTTTCTTATTTATGTTACAATACAATAAACGAAAAAAAGGACTGGTAAAAGATGGGCATATTTTTGGTGTGTTTTTACTAATCTTAGGATGCTTAAGATTTAGCATGGAATTCATCAAAAAACACTATGTATTAGATCCTGATAGTTGGCTTAATATGGCTCAATTTTTGAGTTTACCAATGATTATATTGGGAGCTATATTGGCTTGGGTTACCCTGAACAGAGCTTCCGACTTAACCAATTAATGTCTATCTAATTATTCTATTCCTATGGTCCTAAAACCCGATGATTTTCATTTAGTAGAAGCCTACCTTAATGCCATTCGAGAAAAAGAGGTAATTTTATGGGAAGGGAAAATGCAGCCTATTAAACAGGAAACTAAAAGTAAAGAAACACGCTTATTAATTACTTTTTTGATTGGCGTTTTTTGCATAGGCATATTTCCTCTAATGGGGCTCTTATTAGTTGCTATTCCTCCATTAACTTATCTCTATTCGGATCATTTAGAGAAAACTCGACAAGATGCATTAACTTACACTCGATATTTAATTACCCCCAAACGACTTATTTTTATTACTTGGCATAAAAAGAAGGTTCATATCAATAGTATTTTTGCCAATAATATTAACAAAGTATTGACCAACAGAAGTCAAAATGGAGAAGTTTCTATTTGTTTTGTTCCTAGAACGCCTGCTTCTTTTGATACCTACTATTATACAGATGGGCAAAAGAGCCCTATGGTTGGCTTTATAAACATTGGAGATCTAGAACGAAAAAAAGTGCTTCAAATTATCCAAAAACAAGTACTATTGGAACAATAAAAGTACCAACCTAGTTTATTTAATAATACGCCGTTGATTAGCTTCCTATGGTCATGAGATAATTTTTTGATTTTGATTAAGACGACTTGCATTTTAATTAACTCATTTTTTAATTAAAAAAATACCATTAATGCAACACAATTACCAACCTACTTCATTAAAAAAACATGCGCTCTACCAATGGCTAAAAATTGGTTTTTACTTTGCCATTCCATCTGTTTTTTTGAGTGCAGGTAATATCAGCCCACATAATTACCAACCGCTAGAAACAGATTTGACCGATTACCAAAAATTAAAAGCGGCGCTTTCAGAAAAAGTATTTACAAAAATTTGTAAAACCGTTAAAGATACCCGCAAAGCTCCAACCTTCAATTTTATTTATAATTATCAAGGCAAGCCCTATTACAATGCTTACTATAGCCCTAGCAACAATACGATTAATTTTGGCGAAGGGATTTATGATTTGGCAGCCGAGTTGGGCGCTGATTCTATCGACATTGTGGCAACGGTTATGGCGCATGAGATTGCTCATTTTTACAAAGACCACGGGTGGGCACATGCCTTTGGCAAAGCCAACCCAGACAATGACATTCAAAAAAATGTAAAAGAATCCATGTATAACGCAGAAGATCGTGCTAGAATGGAAGCTGAAGCAGATTATTTTGGAGGAATTTTTGGGTATATGAGTGGCTACAATACCTTGGGTGTTGGTGGCGCTTTTTTTGATAAATTATACCATGTTTTAGAAATTCCTGACGAAACATTTGGTTATCCTTCTCGCCAAGATCGAATTGGGATTTATAACAATTCTCAAAAGATGCTTGAAGCGCTCATTCCTGTTTTTAACACTGCCAATATGCTAAACTTGGTGCGCCGTTACGAACAAGCATCGATTTGCTACGATCATGTTATTGTTACCTTCCCTAGCCGAGAAATGTACAACAATGCTGGTGTAGCCTTGGCGCAAGAAGCCATCAGTATGTATACTGCTGAAGAGTTGAAGTTTGTTTATCCTTTTGGAATTGATTTGGATACTCGCCTTAACCAAGCAGGAACCAAAGGAGCAGGAGAATCCAAAGAAGATAAACGGGTTCGCTTGGCAAAAGATGCCTTAAATTTGTTTAACGATGCCATTCGAATTGACGATCAATATGCTGCGGCTTATGTTAACGCTGCCCTCATTCATAGCCTTCTAGGAGAATATGAAATGGCCTTGGGTTTAGCCAATAAAGCCGTGCAATTAGCGACCAATAAACAAGAAACTTTATTGGTTGGAAATGCTCATATTGCTAGAGGTATTGCCTTTGCTCAATCTGATAAAAAGGCAGAGGCAAAAAAAGAATTTAAAGCCGCAGAAAGTGGAAATCCGCTTTTGGCAACAACCAACTTAGAGGCATTAACGACGAATCTATTTTCTAAACTGTTTAAGAAAAAATTGTCGGAAGAGATTGATGGAACGGAAGAAACCATTGCAGATGTCGGCATCGAAGCCTTAGAAGTACTTTTTGACGATCAGGAGCAATTTCAAGTTACAAATATTAAAAAACAAAACGAAAAGCGCCCTGAAACAGCCATCATTAATGTCAATGAAGAAGAGTTTGAAGCAACCCTTATTGCCACTTACAAGGGTCCTTACAATACAAAAGAAGAATTGGAAGGCTTTATAAAAACCAAAGCTGATTACGATGGCGAAACTGCTCGTGGAATCAAAATTGGTAGTTCGCTAGATGCTGTCCACAAACTTTATGGAAAACCAACCCGTATGCTCGGCGGAAGCCAAGGCAATTATCTATTCTATGAGAAAACGAGTATTGTTTTTCTTCTAGATCAGCACAACTTAGTCACGGCTTGGATGCTTTATGGAAAGGTAAAATAATATCAATGGATTGGAAGGTTTGAAAATAGGCTGATTACCGATAGAATCCTTTCAAATCTTCCAATCTCTATATCATTAAGCTCGAATAGCCTCTACAGGCACCATCTTGGAAGCTCGATAAGCAGGAATAATCCCAGCAACAACACCAGAAGCAGATGCTATTGCTAGCCCTCGAATCGCATTGCTTGGAGACAAGAAAATATCGTATTCTGCAATACTAGTAGCAGCTTCGGCTCCCATTACAACAAATGCAAGCCCTACCAAACCACCAATTAGACAAAGAATAATGGATTCTACTAAAAATTCCATTAGAATAACATAATTTTTAGCCCCTAAAGCTTTTTTGATACCAATTAATCGAGTCCGTTCTTTAACAGAAACAAACATAATATTGGCTACGCTAAATCCTCCTACAATAATGGCAAAAAGCCCTATGATATAACCTGCAATTCGGATAATTCCAAACACATTTTCAAAGATTTGAGATACAATAGACAATGTATTCAATTCAAAATTGCTCTCTTCTACAGGTTTTAACAAGCGCTTGGCTCTTAGCACCCCTGTTAATTCAGCTTTTAGGGTTTCTAGTCGTACCCCTTTTTTGGCTTTAACAGAAATGGATGTTCGTCCTCTATTAAATCCCGCTTTTTTGAGATTGACATACTTTCTTGCTGTATTATAGGGAATCAAGCCTGCATCGTCAAAATTCAATGGGTTAATCAAATCCTTTCCTTCCTTTTCCAACACACCAATAATCTGTAAGCGTTGTCCCTTTACTTTTATGTACTTTCCAATAGGATCTTCGGTTGGTCGAAACAAGGTTTGAGCAACATCATAACCAATAATAATCTGGTTGCTCCCCTTATAAAATTCTAAGGGGGTAAAATAACGCCCTTTGTGAAATTTTAGCCCAAACATATCCTTATAATGCTCCGTCACACCAATAAAAAACACATTAGAAGCATTACTGGTCTTAGATTCAGCAGTTCCCCCTCCTATAAAAACAGTAAAGGTAGCAATGTCCGCCGTTTGGACTTGTTTTTGAATTACTTCATAATCTCGATAATCTGTCTCTGGGCGTCGTTGGTACTTCCAGAAATTGCCCTCACGAGGTGATTCTCCCCAAGGCATTTTACTGATGTAAACCACATCGTCTCCCAATTGTTTGAAACTGTCTTGGATGTTTGCCTCTAATGAATCAACGGCAGAAAGTACCATAATTACACAAAAAATACCAATGGTAATTCCCGATAACGACAAAAGCGTTCTCAATTTATTGCCAGCCAACTGCTGAAAAGCTTGGCGGATACTTTCAAAAAATATTCTAGGTAACAATAATACTGTGTTCATTTTCTACATTAGTCCGTTGAAAAGTTGCATTAAATTGACGATCATTCAGAAGATGATAAAATTTCAAATTCAGTACGCCGATTTTTGGAGCGTCCCTCTTTTGATTCATTGCTATATTTGGGTTTTGTTGCACCAAAACCTTTTGCTTTAAGTCGTTTAGCATCAACTCCCTTTGTTATTAAATAATTCATAACAGATTTAGCACGAGCTTCTGAAAGCTTTAAATTGTCCGCTGGTTTTCCTACATTGTCGGTATGACCATTTAATTGAATATGCATAGTTATGTTCTTATCCAACAAGTTTTTTAGTCGATCCAATTCAATTTTTGATTCCGATTTTAATTCAGCAGAAGCTGTTGCAAAGAAAACATTCTCCAAGACAATAGGTTCACGAACCATTTTTTTAGTGGAATCATCCCTCTTATAAACCAATGGTTGTAATTTTGCCTCTAAGACATAAGCCCGATCTAAGGATTTTGTTTCTGATAAATCATAATTAGCAGAAAAAAACAAATAGCCATCTTTACGAGCATTTAAGGCATATTTTCCTGTTGGCAAACAAATAATAAACGATCCATCCTTAGGCGTTTTTAACTGTTTAAAAACCGTCTGTGTCTTAAGGTCAATAATTTCTACCTCTGCCGATAAAGGCAAATTGGTTTCCTCGCTCAACGTAATCCCATTAATATAAGTGATCGGCATTGGTTTGGCAAGCGCAGGCAATTCAAAGCTATAAATGTCCATCGAACCAAATCCACCTGCTCGGTCAGAAGCCAAATAAGCCAAGGTTCCTTTTCGATTAACCGCCAGTGCTTCTTCTTGATTGGAAGTATTAATTGGGTAGCCCAAATTAACAGGCTTTCCCCATTTCCCATCCTCTTTTAGTCGAGTAATAAACAAATCAAAACCGCCCATCCCTGGATGTCCTTCTGAACTAAAATAAAGCGTTTGCCCATCGGGATGAATACAGGGAGAAGCTTCATTATAAAGCGTATTCAACTCTTTCACATTCTCTGGGGTTCCCCAAGTTCCATCACTTTGTAGCTTAGAGACAAATAAATCTTTGTGCCCTCGCCCCTTCGCTCCACCTCTAACAAAATAGATCGCATCACTGTTTGGCGCAATACTAGGTTGAGATTCCCAATCTTTGGTATTAATTGGTGCACCAATATTCTTAGGAGTTGTCCATTTTCCATTTACCTTTCTAGAAAAATACAAATCACAACTTCCGTAATCTTCTCTTCTATTACAAACTGTAAACACTAATAGTTTCCCATCGGCTGAAATACTTTGCGCCCCTTCATTTTCGCTCGTATTTACGGTTGGAATAGGTTTACTTTTTTGCCAACCATTTTCACTACATTGACTAATGTACAAATCCTCTTGCCCTGCCTGCCCTTCTCCCAATTGCCTTGTATAAACCAACTCATCCTTGAGCGTTATTGAGGGAAAATATTCTCGATTCGTTGAGTTAATGTTCTCTCCTAAGTTTTTAAGGTTAAAAGCAACAGGATTGGCTAAGGCTTGGGGTCTAAAACGAGCATCTCCCAAACGCTTTGTTGCAATTTTTATCAGATTAGGATGCAATTTATCATACGATAAAAATTGAAGCATTTGTTTTTCGACCTCAGCATAAGCTTCTTGTAACATTGCAATACGCCCAAGTGCCATATAAATTTTTGGATTATAATCGGGTGCTAGTTCTATAACTTTGTTATAATGCGTGATTGCATTTTCGTAATCCTTTTCTTGTTCATAAATAAACCCCAACTGAATATAAGAATTCACAAATTTAGCATCCTTCTTAATCAATTTATGCAGTTCTTTTTTTGCAGTTTTATAGTCTCTTCTTACAATATAACTATACGCTTTTTTGTAATTTTCTTTTGTTTTTTTAGAAGCATTAATAGCTGTTGTATAATCGGTCTGCCCTAGTGTAGCACAAAGATTACACAGCCCAAAAACAAGAATCCATAACATATATTTTAGACCTATCATTCATTAAAGTTTAGTACAAGATATGCATAACTTTTGTGAGTCTGCATAAAAATTATCTAAGTAAGACTTTTTTATCGACAAAATTAATATCTCTATTAAAGAATCAAATAATACCCCAAAAGTTATCAGTCGAATAAAATTAACAGAACTTTTAAGGTTGTAAGTAACGATGCAAAATACAAAAAAGCTACTTTCTGTGAAGAAAGTAGCCCATTGCGTGTTTTTATAGAAGTGTGATTTCTGTACAAAACAGGGCATAAATGCCCAAAATATATATTTAAACAAATACTAGGCGACCAGTTTTATTGATTTTCAAATCAATACATTAATCTGTTTAGTTTTATGATTAAATGTTCTTGATAATCTTTAGGTATATTTTTAATTTCAGTGGTAAATATCGTCTTGTGGATATTAATATCTGTTCCTATCCTTGCTGAAATATTTTTTTCTAACTCTAAATCAAATCGTTCCATTTTTTTAATTTTTGCCTCATTCTTCCATTGAATATCTTGCAAATAATATTATTTTTGTATCAATAGCTTTTGGCTAAATAAACTATCTCTAATCTTTTGAGGTAAAGAATTCACCCATTTAGCTACTTCATCATATAAATTACTACCTGAATAAGTATATTGATCTATAACAAAAGAATCTCTAAAATAAGATAAAGTGCTATCCTCTATATAAAAAGGATTTTCTTTATACACGGTTTTATAATAGACTTTTTCTACTTCTCTAATTTCAGTAGTCGTGCAAGAACTTATCCATCCTATGCTTAGTAATACTATAAATAAACGTAATATGGTTTTCATAGTTTAAGAGTGTTATTTGGACATAACATCTTGGATCAGCTGTTTTTGCTCCTCTGTATCAACGAAGCCATCCACCTTAAAGTAATCCTTATATTTAATTAGGATCGCCTTCATTGATTTTAATTCTACCTCTAGTTTTTGAAGCTTTTTGCTCTGACTCGCCATAATCTAGTTTTAATTAGTGAGAACATTTTCATTGCTACCAACAAATATAATTCACACAAACCAAACTCACAAACAAGTCATTATATATATTTCTCTTAAATATATAATCACTAATTGCAGATAAAGATTAAGTCTTGTTTTAATCTTCAAAAACATTTTCGCTTTTATTCTTTTTAGCCAAGTAGTCATTTAATGCTTTCTCGGTCAAAAATACTTCTGTCATTGTACATTCGTCAACATTAAGCCCTGCCATTTGTGTACGAATCATAATTGTTCTATCAAAAGTAGCCCCTTCTACATCGGCTTCTGTCATATCCGCATCTGTCAAATCTGCTCGTCTAAAATTGGTTCCAATAAGACTCGATTCTTTAAATGAACTTCCTTTTAGTTTTGCTTTAACAAATTTGGCCCCTGTCAAGTCTGTTTCCGAAAAATTAGCCCCTTCGCTATTGGTCAAACTTAAATCTGCTACTTTTAGATCATGCTCTCCAATGTCTGCTCCTCTAAAATCAGCATTTTTAAGACTCGCAGCAGGCACAGGCGCTTGTCCGCTAACCAATCGATCCTCATTGTCGTATTTTTTGGTTCGAATCGCAGGTTTATCCCCAAATCTAGCTCCTCTTAAATCAGCCTCTCTAAAGTCAGCATTATCCAAATTCATGCCTCTAAAATCCAACCCTGGCAAACTCGCTTCTCTAAGATTTATTTTAGGCAACTCACCGTGTTTTTCTTTATAGGCTTTTTGGTAGGCAGCAAATACTTTTCTTCCCTTTTTGATAATTCGAGCTTGTTGATCGTTATAAGGTGTTTCGGGGTCATCTTCTTGCGCAACAAGAGCCGTCCCCATAAAACAAAATAGCAGTAGTATTAATGTAAATATTTTCATAGTATTTTTTTGATCAAAACCTGGTTATAACAAACGAATAAAACTCCTATTGCAAAGAGCGTGCGAATTCTTAAGATATTCTTAAATTTCTTAAAAAAAATCTAAAAAAACA from Aureispira anguillae encodes:
- a CDS encoding metal-dependent hydrolase, encoding MRITYYGHSCFLVEIGNKKLLFDPFISPNPQAKSAKIDIESIKPHYIFLSHGHEDHLADAFEIAIHNNAQIISVYEIVKWFDKQGVSGHGMNIGGKHKFDFGTVKMVTAAHSSSMPDGSYGGSSVGFVISNDHEGTFYFAGDTGLTMDMKLIPMICPRLDFAILPIGDNFTMGYDDAVLASTFIQCNTIIGCHFDTFPIIKMDHSAAKKAFAAAKKTLFLPEIGMSFNIKKKGA
- a CDS encoding NADPH-dependent FMN reductase, with the translated sequence MITVFSGTNRKNSRTHIIAQYIYQTLKEQSNEEVRFFSMEELPTDLFHADMYSEAGQSKALSSIQDEYLIPANKFYFVVPEYNGGIPGALKLFIDACSVRQYAASFHGGKKAALVGVSSGRSGALRGLEYMTGFLNYLTISVLPNKLPISSIETLLEKDQLVDKETQKVVQAQITEFLNF
- the lgt gene encoding prolipoprotein diacylglyceryl transferase, whose translation is MFTAIIWNPDPIITEIGSFALRWYSLLFATGFIISFFILRRLFEEESISLEVLDKMLLYSVVGTILGARVGNCLFYDFEYFSQHPLEILLPFKFSPSFEFTGYRGLASHGAMLGLLVAYWLLSRKTGQSILWFLDKGAIVGGLCLACIRMGNFMNSEIVGAPTDAAWAFIFPRVDDIPRHPVQLYGFVVYLSLFLFMLQYNKRKKGLVKDGHIFGVFLLILGCLRFSMEFIKKHYVLDPDSWLNMAQFLSLPMIILGAILAWVTLNRASDLTN
- a CDS encoding M13 family metallopeptidase; its protein translation is MQHNYQPTSLKKHALYQWLKIGFYFAIPSVFLSAGNISPHNYQPLETDLTDYQKLKAALSEKVFTKICKTVKDTRKAPTFNFIYNYQGKPYYNAYYSPSNNTINFGEGIYDLAAELGADSIDIVATVMAHEIAHFYKDHGWAHAFGKANPDNDIQKNVKESMYNAEDRARMEAEADYFGGIFGYMSGYNTLGVGGAFFDKLYHVLEIPDETFGYPSRQDRIGIYNNSQKMLEALIPVFNTANMLNLVRRYEQASICYDHVIVTFPSREMYNNAGVALAQEAISMYTAEELKFVYPFGIDLDTRLNQAGTKGAGESKEDKRVRLAKDALNLFNDAIRIDDQYAAAYVNAALIHSLLGEYEMALGLANKAVQLATNKQETLLVGNAHIARGIAFAQSDKKAEAKKEFKAAESGNPLLATTNLEALTTNLFSKLFKKKLSEEIDGTEETIADVGIEALEVLFDDQEQFQVTNIKKQNEKRPETAIINVNEEEFEATLIATYKGPYNTKEELEGFIKTKADYDGETARGIKIGSSLDAVHKLYGKPTRMLGGSQGNYLFYEKTSIVFLLDQHNLVTAWMLYGKVK
- a CDS encoding ABC transporter permease; its protein translation is MNTVLLLPRIFFESIRQAFQQLAGNKLRTLLSLSGITIGIFCVIMVLSAVDSLEANIQDSFKQLGDDVVYISKMPWGESPREGNFWKYQRRPETDYRDYEVIQKQVQTADIATFTVFIGGGTAESKTSNASNVFFIGVTEHYKDMFGLKFHKGRYFTPLEFYKGSNQIIIGYDVAQTLFRPTEDPIGKYIKVKGQRLQIIGVLEKEGKDLINPLNFDDAGLIPYNTARKYVNLKKAGFNRGRTSISVKAKKGVRLETLKAELTGVLRAKRLLKPVEESNFELNTLSIVSQIFENVFGIIRIAGYIIGLFAIIVGGFSVANIMFVSVKERTRLIGIKKALGAKNYVILMEFLVESIILCLIGGLVGLAFVVMGAEAATSIAEYDIFLSPSNAIRGLAIASASGVVAGIIPAYRASKMVPVEAIRA
- a CDS encoding OmpA family protein — protein: MIGLKYMLWILVFGLCNLCATLGQTDYTTAINASKKTKENYKKAYSYIVRRDYKTAKKELHKLIKKDAKFVNSYIQLGFIYEQEKDYENAITHYNKVIELAPDYNPKIYMALGRIAMLQEAYAEVEKQMLQFLSYDKLHPNLIKIATKRLGDARFRPQALANPVAFNLKNLGENINSTNREYFPSITLKDELVYTRQLGEGQAGQEDLYISQCSENGWQKSKPIPTVNTSENEGAQSISADGKLLVFTVCNRREDYGSCDLYFSRKVNGKWTTPKNIGAPINTKDWESQPSIAPNSDAIYFVRGGAKGRGHKDLFVSKLQSDGTWGTPENVKELNTLYNEASPCIHPDGQTLYFSSEGHPGMGGFDLFITRLKEDGKWGKPVNLGYPINTSNQEEALAVNRKGTLAYLASDRAGGFGSMDIYSFELPALAKPMPITYINGITLSEETNLPLSAEVEIIDLKTQTVFKQLKTPKDGSFIICLPTGKYALNARKDGYLFFSANYDLSETKSLDRAYVLEAKLQPLVYKRDDSTKKMVREPIVLENVFFATASAELKSESKIELDRLKNLLDKNITMHIQLNGHTDNVGKPADNLKLSEARAKSVMNYLITKGVDAKRLKAKGFGATKPKYSNESKEGRSKNRRTEFEILSSSE
- a CDS encoding pentapeptide repeat-containing protein codes for the protein MKIFTLILLLFCFMGTALVAQEDDPETPYNDQQARIIKKGRKVFAAYQKAYKEKHGELPKINLREASLPGLDFRGMNLDNADFREADLRGARFGDKPAIRTKKYDNEDRLVSGQAPVPAASLKNADFRGADIGEHDLKVADLSLTNSEGANFSETDLTGAKFVKAKLKGSSFKESSLIGTNFRRADLTDADMTEADVEGATFDRTIMIRTQMAGLNVDECTMTEVFLTEKALNDYLAKKNKSENVFED